The proteins below are encoded in one region of Clostridium fermenticellae:
- a CDS encoding heavy metal translocating P-type ATPase, with protein sequence MDDEIKNLNKSNLKVLTKNINIKDINMKTYRDINDSENRNFRKEFIIEGLDCANCAAKIEREVNKIDGVKSAVVDFVSARLIININKPSKKNEIIEEAKKISKRIEPDVKFIETYEKRKKSDNLEAEESNKGEIIRLIIGALGFLVAGIFKFKPPIELGIYLISYMIVGGEVFLTALKNMSKGQVFDENFLMSIATVGAFAIGQYPEGVAVMLFYQFGEMLQGLAVRRSRKSITELMDIRPDYANLKVNDDVKKVFPEEVSVGDIIIIKPGEKVPLDGKVINGDSMLDTSALTGESVPREVHTGDSVLGGTINKNGLLTIEVEKEFSDSTIAKILDLVQNANSKKAPTESFVTKFARYYTPIVVFSALALAVLPPLFIKGAVFSDWIYRALAFLVVSCPCALVVSIPLGFFGGIGGASKNGILVKGGNYLEALNNAEIVVFDKTGTLTKGVFKVTEVKAQNGVSNDELMTYAAFAEAYSNHPIASSILNAYGKEIVKDSIHNYEEISGYGIKAVINGKEVLAGNYKLMNKEGIGYTEADTIGTAVHIAVDKEYAGYILISDEIKEDSVKVVKALKSVGIKKTVMLTGDNKAAANKVGERVGIDEVHAELLPDQKVDRIEMLYKEKAPKGKLIFVGDGVNDAPVLARADIGVAMGGVGSDAAIEAADVVIMTDEPSKIASAIKIAKHTRSIVMQNIFFALGVKFLLLILIAIGIGTMWEAVFGDVGVTLIAVLNSMRTLKTENI encoded by the coding sequence ATGGATGATGAAATCAAAAATCTTAATAAAAGTAATCTAAAAGTTCTAACTAAAAATATAAATATTAAAGATATAAATATGAAAACATATAGGGACATTAATGATTCTGAAAATAGGAATTTTAGAAAAGAATTTATTATCGAGGGATTGGATTGTGCTAATTGTGCGGCTAAGATAGAAAGAGAAGTAAATAAAATTGACGGGGTTAAGTCAGCTGTTGTTGATTTTGTATCTGCAAGACTTATTATTAATATAAATAAGCCGTCTAAGAAGAATGAGATTATTGAGGAAGCCAAAAAGATTTCCAAGAGAATAGAGCCAGATGTCAAATTTATTGAGACCTATGAAAAACGAAAAAAATCTGATAATCTGGAAGCTGAGGAAAGTAATAAGGGTGAAATAATAAGGCTTATTATAGGAGCTCTGGGATTTTTAGTAGCAGGTATTTTTAAGTTTAAACCTCCAATTGAATTGGGAATTTATTTGATAAGTTATATGATTGTAGGTGGAGAGGTATTTCTAACAGCTCTAAAGAATATGTCTAAAGGTCAAGTATTTGACGAAAATTTCTTGATGAGTATAGCGACTGTTGGAGCTTTTGCTATTGGACAATATCCAGAAGGTGTTGCAGTTATGCTTTTTTATCAATTCGGAGAAATGCTGCAGGGACTAGCAGTTAGACGTTCAAGAAAATCAATTACAGAGCTTATGGATATAAGACCTGATTATGCTAATTTGAAGGTTAACGATGATGTGAAAAAGGTTTTCCCGGAGGAAGTTAGTGTGGGTGACATTATAATAATAAAACCAGGTGAAAAAGTCCCTTTAGATGGTAAGGTCATTAATGGAGATTCAATGCTTGATACATCTGCACTAACTGGTGAATCAGTTCCTAGAGAAGTTCATACAGGAGACAGCGTCCTTGGTGGAACCATCAATAAAAATGGTCTCCTGACAATTGAAGTGGAAAAAGAATTTAGTGATTCCACAATTGCGAAGATATTAGACTTGGTTCAAAATGCGAATAGTAAAAAAGCTCCAACTGAAAGCTTTGTGACAAAATTTGCAAGATATTATACACCAATTGTTGTTTTTTCTGCATTGGCTCTTGCTGTATTACCACCATTATTTATTAAAGGCGCTGTTTTTTCGGACTGGATATACAGAGCATTGGCATTTTTAGTAGTATCATGTCCATGCGCTTTGGTAGTTTCTATACCTCTTGGCTTCTTTGGAGGAATAGGTGGAGCTTCAAAAAATGGAATACTTGTTAAGGGCGGAAATTATTTAGAAGCTTTGAACAATGCAGAGATTGTTGTATTTGATAAAACAGGAACGCTTACTAAAGGTGTATTTAAGGTAACAGAAGTGAAGGCACAGAATGGTGTGTCAAATGATGAACTTATGACTTATGCAGCTTTTGCAGAAGCCTATTCTAATCATCCAATAGCATCTTCTATATTAAATGCATATGGAAAAGAAATAGTTAAAGATTCAATACACAATTATGAAGAGATATCAGGATATGGAATAAAGGCTGTTATTAATGGAAAAGAAGTGTTAGCGGGCAATTACAAACTTATGAATAAAGAAGGTATAGGGTATACTGAAGCTGATACTATAGGAACGGCGGTTCATATTGCTGTTGATAAAGAATATGCAGGATATATACTAATATCTGATGAAATTAAAGAAGATTCAGTAAAGGTGGTAAAGGCGTTAAAATCTGTTGGCATCAAGAAAACAGTTATGTTGACAGGTGATAATAAAGCAGCAGCAAACAAGGTTGGAGAAAGAGTAGGAATAGATGAGGTTCATGCTGAATTACTTCCAGACCAAAAGGTTGATAGAATAGAAATGTTATATAAAGAGAAGGCACCAAAAGGTAAGCTTATATTTGTAGGTGATGGTGTGAACGATGCACCAGTTTTAGCCAGGGCTGATATAGGAGTGGCAATGGGTGGAGTTGGTTCTGATGCTGCAATTGAAGCAGCAGATGTAGTTATAATGACGGATGAACCTTCAAAAATCGCTTCAGCTATAAAAATAGCTAAACATACAAGAAGTATAGTAATGCAGAATATATTCTTTGCACTTGGAGTAAAATTTCTCTTGTTAATTTTAATAGCTATCGGTATTGGGACCATGTGGGAAGCAGTATTTGGAGATGTTGGTGTTACATTAATTGCAGTTTTGAATTCTATGAGGACACTTAAAACTGAAAATATATAA
- a CDS encoding aspartyl-phosphate phosphatase Spo0E family protein translates to MDEEICKLRDILNSLIANNAEYDKILEKSRELDVLIIRFMNGQSTYKNSK, encoded by the coding sequence ATGGATGAAGAAATATGTAAGTTAAGAGATATTTTAAATTCTTTGATTGCCAATAATGCCGAATACGATAAAATATTAGAAAAAAGTCGTGAATTAGATGTACTTATAATAAGGTTTATGAATGGACAAAGTACTTATAAAAATTCCAAATAA
- a CDS encoding helix-turn-helix domain-containing protein: protein MKNTINAIDAELIGTRIRKERETLGLTREKFAEVLDLSPLYIGQLERGERLMSLSTLIKISNILNISTDYLIHGKSTHESLMKEHSNEPLYNKNNSTLYALLNKCSQKELTLIESMVKLIIPYIR from the coding sequence TTGAAAAACACAATAAATGCTATAGATGCTGAACTGATTGGAACTAGAATACGTAAAGAAAGAGAAACTTTAGGATTAACACGAGAAAAATTTGCTGAAGTACTTGACCTATCTCCTCTTTATATTGGACAACTAGAAAGAGGGGAAAGGCTAATGAGTCTCTCAACCTTAATAAAAATATCAAACATACTTAATATTTCGACCGATTATTTGATACATGGCAAATCTACTCATGAAAGTTTGATGAAAGAACATTCAAATGAACCTTTATACAACAAAAATAACAGCACATTATATGCACTGCTAAATAAATGTTCTCAAAAGGAATTAACATTGATAGAATCAATGGTCAAATTAATCATACCATATATAAGGTAA
- the add gene encoding adenosine deaminase, with translation MNLKNLPKIELHCHLDGSLRPETIVDIAKKDKINILSYNVNDIRNKITIPLDCKSLDEYLKAFEIPNLVMQSKENLKRITFEVFEDSARENVKYMEIRFAPQLHTLKGLTLEEIIQSVIEGIRLAESMYDIKGNVILCCMRNMDEDKAFQVIEDGKKFIGRGVAGIDLCSSEDDGFCERFLEPIKLAREYGYGITIHAGETGISRNVIDAVRLLGAERIGHGVAIKNSKEAYKLVKAQKIALEMCPTSNVQTKAVNSFYEHPIYKFLKDGIRVTLNTDNRTVSNTTMTNECQVMVNEFDMSYEDYRQIYFNSVDACFTDSKTKEKLKEYIK, from the coding sequence ATGAATTTAAAAAATTTACCCAAAATAGAACTTCACTGTCATCTGGATGGCAGTCTTAGACCAGAAACGATAGTTGATATAGCAAAAAAGGATAAAATTAACATTCTATCTTATAACGTAAATGACATTAGAAATAAAATTACAATTCCATTGGACTGTAAATCTCTTGATGAGTATTTAAAGGCATTTGAAATTCCGAATTTGGTTATGCAGTCTAAAGAAAATTTGAAAAGAATTACTTTTGAAGTATTTGAAGACTCGGCAAGAGAAAATGTTAAATATATGGAAATAAGATTTGCACCTCAACTTCATACATTGAAAGGATTAACTTTAGAGGAGATTATACAAAGTGTTATAGAAGGAATTAGATTAGCTGAGTCTATGTATGATATTAAAGGAAATGTTATACTTTGCTGCATGAGAAATATGGATGAAGATAAAGCTTTTCAGGTAATTGAAGATGGAAAAAAGTTCATTGGACGAGGCGTTGCCGGAATAGATCTTTGTTCTTCTGAAGATGATGGTTTTTGCGAAAGATTTTTAGAGCCAATTAAATTGGCAAGGGAGTATGGGTATGGAATAACTATACATGCAGGTGAAACAGGAATATCAAGAAATGTAATAGATGCGGTAAGGCTTTTAGGGGCAGAAAGAATTGGGCACGGAGTTGCAATAAAAAATTCCAAAGAAGCATATAAACTTGTTAAGGCACAAAAAATTGCCCTTGAGATGTGCCCGACTAGTAATGTGCAGACAAAAGCAGTTAATAGTTTTTATGAACATCCTATATATAAATTCCTAAAAGATGGTATAAGAGTTACTTTGAATACTGATAACAGAACTGTATCAAATACGACTATGACAAATGAATGTCAAGTAATGGTTAATGAGTTTGATATGAGTTATGAAGACTATAGACAGATTTATTTTAATAGTGTTGACGCATGCTTTACTGATAGTAAAACCAAAGAAAAGCTTAAAGAATATATTAAGTAA
- a CDS encoding YitT family protein: MKGKKTKFYQLIGRYILLFIGAMIYSIGLEIFLIPNNVIDGGIVGISIITTHFTKLPLGVLTFILNVPFFIFGYKQIGKTFTISTLFSVFCYSIGVSLFTPISSITQDVLLASIFGGILIGFGVGLIIRNGGSTDGSEVIAIILDKKSSFSVGQIVMFFNFFILTSAGFVFGWDRAMYSLIAYFIAVKVIDIIVDGLDESKAVIIISEQYQDISEAIMNRLGRGLTLLDGKGAYKGVDTSVIYVIVSRLEISKVKNIVHGFDEDALITIGPVDVSGKKYKKKAIH; this comes from the coding sequence ATGAAAGGGAAAAAGACTAAATTTTATCAACTTATTGGTAGATATATACTTTTATTTATAGGGGCAATGATCTACTCAATTGGGCTCGAGATTTTTCTTATACCAAATAATGTAATTGATGGTGGAATCGTTGGAATTTCTATAATAACAACCCATTTCACAAAATTACCATTAGGAGTACTTACCTTTATTCTTAATGTTCCATTCTTTATATTTGGATATAAGCAAATAGGAAAAACGTTTACAATATCAACTCTATTCTCTGTGTTCTGTTATTCAATAGGTGTAAGTTTATTCACTCCAATCTCCAGCATAACCCAGGATGTGTTATTAGCATCAATATTCGGAGGTATTTTAATTGGTTTTGGAGTAGGTCTTATAATAAGAAATGGCGGTTCAACTGATGGTTCGGAAGTTATTGCAATAATTCTCGACAAAAAATCAAGTTTCTCTGTTGGACAAATTGTAATGTTTTTTAACTTCTTTATATTGACATCGGCCGGTTTTGTTTTTGGATGGGACAGGGCTATGTATTCTCTTATAGCATATTTCATAGCCGTAAAAGTTATAGACATTATTGTTGACGGACTAGACGAATCAAAAGCTGTAATTATAATTTCTGAACAATATCAGGACATATCAGAGGCAATAATGAATAGACTCGGAAGAGGATTGACTTTGTTAGATGGTAAAGGTGCTTATAAAGGAGTTGACACCAGTGTGATATATGTCATTGTATCCCGTCTCGAGATATCTAAAGTTAAAAATATAGTACACGGATTTGATGAAGATGCCTTAATAACTATAGGTCCCGTTGACGTATCCGGCAAAAAATACAAGAAAAAAGCTATACACTAA